In the genome of Ensifer sp. WSM1721, the window TTCAGGATCTTGGCGAAAATCTCGACGACGGCGGTGGGCGCCCCATCCGTGGAGATCTCGAAGGCACGGAGTTCTGTGATCAGCTGATAATCGATGGCAAGTCCCTGGCCGGGCTTGCCCACGCCCCCGACCCTGCCCGTGTTGTCGAAAGTCTGGACGAGCCGATCCTGCACCATGCGCGGCAGGCTGTCGCCCCATTGGGCTCTGGCGAGAAATTGCAATTCCGCCTTAGACAGGCGAACGACGATCTGGTCGCTCGCAAGCGTCTTCAGCGCCGTCGGCTCCGGCACGAGAATCTGGCGGTTCGTCGCCGCTGGACGCTCCACGACGGGTACTGTCGCCAGGCTGAACGTATCATTGACCGCCTGCCGCGTGCCGCAGCCCGCCAGCATCATCG includes:
- a CDS encoding ABC-type transport auxiliary lipoprotein family protein, whose amino-acid sequence is MGFPGLVAFRGAGAARSALVLTLAMMLAGCGTRQAVNDTFSLATVPVVERPAATNRQILVPEPTALKTLASDQIVVRLSKAELQFLARAQWGDSLPRMVQDRLVQTFDNTGRVGGVGKPGQGLAIDYQLITELRAFEISTDGAPTAVVEIFAKILNDRNGTVRTQKAFRAVAPVRGAGNPAFVTALDAAFARVAADIVGWTLASI